The Bacillus sp. Bos-x628 genome segment CTTCTTCTTTTTTGTGTGCCAATTGCTGAGTTTTTTCCGTTTTTTGCTGTTCCAATACCGCCTTTTCCTGAAAAGCCGCTTCTTTTTTACGTTCGACTTCTTTTAAATGAACAAGCTGCTCTTTCTTTTTGAGAAGCTCTGGTTCAGTCTCTAATTTCTTTTGTCTATTACGCTCATACTCCTGCGTCATTTGATCATAAACTGTACGTTGCTGGAGGAGATTTTTTTCAGCTTCCTGCCTCTCTTTTACCGCTTGAGTAAGCAGGACTATAGATTTTGTTAATGCATCTGCATATGGCTTTAACATCTCTGCCTGCTGAGCAGTTTCGAGTTGTTTCTTTTTTTCTTCAATAGTTGGCGCAAGCAGGTTGATCTTGTTTTGTTCTGTTTTATATGCTTGCTGCTCCTCTTGATATTGCCATATCGCTTGCGCCTCTGTAAAAGCATTTACCGCTTCGTCCCGCGCCTGTTTTTTTTCATAAAAAACCGCTTTTGCTTGCTCAGCGGCTTGCTTTGCTTTTGCTAGCGCATCTGGTCCAGCCTCCCCTAAACCAGTAAGTTCAGCTAGCAGTTCATTTTTCCGTCCATATTCATGCTGGGCCTTTGCTCGCAAACGCTTGACAAGCTGATCACCATACTTTTCTAAATTAAACAAACGCTGAAGCATTTGACGTCTGTCTGCTCCTTTTAATGAGAGAAATTCTGCAAACTTCCCTTGAGGCAAGACAACTGCTCGCGTAAAATCATCAATGGTTAATCCAAGTAATTCTTCTATTTTACGATTAACTTCACTCGCTTTATCCGCAAGAACAGTTTGTGTATCGCTGATCTCAATAAGGCGGCATAGTGTTGTTCTGACTTTCATTTCATCTGCACGCTTGAAAGCACGTTCGACTTTATAAGAAATTTTATGCTCCTTTTGCAAAGCAAAAGTAAAAGAAACCGACAGCTTCTCCTCAGCTTGATTCAAAATACCGTGGGTATTATTCAAGGCGCGCTCGACTTTGCCGTAGAGTGCTAGTGTCATAGCATCTAATATGGAGGACTTGCCGCTTCCAGTCGGCCCAAATATGCCAAACACACCTGCATCACATAATGAGCTGAAATCAATGGTTTGCTCTTCTCTGAAGCTATGAAGACCTTTAATGGTTAGCGTGATCGGCTTCATGTCGCTTCCTCCTCTTGCGTTTCATTTGCAAGCTCTAAAAACAGCTTTACTGTATTTTCATCAGGTAGTCCACCACCTGTTTGTCGCTCATAAAATTTAACAAATCGTTCTTCAATAGAGAGTTGGTCTTGTTTTTTTTGATCTTCAATTTGCTGTAATTCACGGAACTTTGGTCTAATATGTACAAATCCGCTATGCTGATTTCTTAACTGATGGATGTCTTCGATTGATAGTTGATCTGTTAAATGAACCTCTAAGTCAATCCAAGCATGAAGATCTCGTTTCTCATCTATCCATTTATGCACTTGACTTAACCCTTCAGTCGCCTTCCACTTCACAAGCGGCTTACCACTTGATAAAAACACTTCTTGCCAGCTTGCTTTTTCATTAGGTTTCGCATCCACAATTGTGACTGACTTGGCATAGCCTGATTCTGAAAAACTGTAGGCAAGTGGTGATCCAGAATAGCGGGCAATGGTTTTTGCACGTTTGATTGTTTGCGGACGATGTAAATGTCCGAGTGCGACATAACAAGCTTCTTCCGGCAGACTTTCAGCCGCAACTGTATAAGCACCTCCAACTTCAATCGGTCTTTCTGAGTCTGTTTGACTCCCCCCTGCTACATAAATATGGCTAGTCGCTATATTGACCGCATCTGGCTGAAATTGATTGCTTAAATGATGAAATAATTGTTGTATTTTCTGGTTGTAATGATCCCTCAGCAGTTTCTCATCAAATGTTTCAGCCAACACCTCGTTTAACCTCGCCTCTGATGGATAAGCAAGTGCTGCAATCAATAGACGTTCACTCGAAGAAGGAACGTCCACACGGATGAGGTCACTGGTTGGATATCCAATTAAATGAATTCCTCGCTCATTTGTTAAGGGAGATGCCGCAGATAGACGATCTGGATGATCATGGTTACCTGAAATCACAACAACCTGCCGCTTCCCTTTATCTGATAAAGCAGATAGACTTTCATAAAAAAGCTGTTCTGCTCTAGCAGGAGGATTGACTGTATCAAAGGCATCACCAGCCATCACAACCACATCAATTTGTTCGTCCTTGACGATTCTATACAATTCATCTAAAAATTCAGCTTGTTCATCAAGTCGGCTACGCCCTTCCAGCGTTTTCCCTAAATGCCAATCAGCTGTATGCAGAATCCTCATGTCATTCACCTCTCATTCCAATTGACTTATAAAGAAATCTCCAAGTTGCCATCAAAGAAATAGAGAATTTTCTCCTCTAATGGTCTTTTCGTTAATCGTTCCACAGCTGTTGCATATAACTCTATTTGTGTTTCATAGCGTTTTCTCAAAATGGACTCAGCGGCCTTAATTCCGCCTGCATACCTTCCTTGTACTCTGTCTGTTTTATAATCAAGTAAATAAAGCTTTCCATCTACTTCAAACAAACAATCAATCATTCCTTGAATCAACACAGGATCACCATCTGCATCAATATGGCTGTACACGTCTTTCACAGGCAGAACCATACTAAATGAAACTTCTCTTTTCACCCAATCAGCTTTCATTAGTTTTTGTCCAACGGAAGTAGAAAAGAATGCAGTGATTCCATCTTTATCAATTGATTGGATTTGTTCTTCTGTCAGTAAATCTCGCTCCATGAACGAATGAAGTAGCTGCTCGATTTGAGTTTCATGATAAGGCTCTTGCACTGGCAAAAGAATGTGCTGCATCACAGTATGCATTGCTGTGCCTTTTTCTGCAGCGGTGAGTGCCTTTTTCTTCATAAAAGCCGGCCGGTCATATAATGTTGCACGAGCTTTTCGAATGGAAGAGGGAACACTGTATTCATCCTCTAATTCTTTCATTCTCTTGATCTCTGAAACAGACTGTTTCGTGCCAACCTGTGAGGTTGCTAAATATGGATATCTCCATGTAAGTCTCTTAGCCACTTCTTCCTCAAAGACATCCCCTCCTTGAACAGGTAGACCTTCCATCAATGCTTGTACAACTTGATCTTGATGTTTCTTTTCATGAGATAAATCTTCTTTTAAAAGGTCTGCTGATTGTGTAAATGAGATCAAAAATGAAGATGGATGAGTTAAAACGATGTCTCCTGGCTCTTCTAAAATTGATGTCATTGCTTGATGCCGGATGAGGGCAGGTCCGATGAAGTCTAAGTATGTTTTCGCTTGATACCGTTCAAAATCAGGAAGCAACCACTCTTCCCCTTTTGCTGCGTTCTGCCATTTGCTTAATGCCTTTACCTGATTTTTGACTGAACCGACCAAAAATAATTTCTCCTTGGCTCTCGTAAGTGCCACATACAGCACTCTTAGCTCCTCAGATAATAACTCTCTTCTCATTTTTTTCTTCATCGCCACAAGCGGTAATGTGGCATAACTGATTCTCAGTTCAGGATGAATATACTTGCTTCCAAAGCCTAATTCTTTATCGAGCAAATAGGACTGATTTAAATCCATCATGTTAAAATTCCTACCGAGTCCAGCAGTAAATACAACAGGAAATTCTAACCCTTTACTACTATGGATCGTCATCATACGGACAACATCCTCTGTTTCACTGAACGTCTTCGCCGCCCCAAGATCGTCTCCTCTGTCTTGCATCCTTTCGATAAACCGAAGAAATCGAAACAACCCTCGGAATGCAGCCTTTTCATATTGTTTTGCACGATCATAAAGAGCCCGGAGATTCGCTTGTCTTTGTTTGCCTCCTGGCATCCCGCCCACATAATCAAAATATTGTGTATCCCTATAAACCTCCCAAATTAATTCTGCCACCGAGTGATTCATAGAGAAATCACGCCACTTACGCAATAAGTGAAAGAATCGCTCTAGTTTTTGGCATGTTGGTTGATCAGAGCTCGTCATACTCATGTATTTCTTCACAGCATCATAATAAGTCCCTTTCTTATCGCTCGTTCTGATAAGCGCCATTTCATTTTCATCTAAATGGACAATAGGTGATCTTAAAACTGCTGCTAATGGGATATCCTGATATGGATTATCGATTACTTTTAAAAGAGAAAGAACAACAGATACCTCAGTTGCATCAAAATATCCTGAAGAGAGATTCGCATACACAGGAATTCCCTGCTTCTTCAGTTCCTCCATCATTTGCGGTGCCCATGGCATGGACCGCAGCAAGATGACAATATCACGATATTGCAAGTTTCGACTCATTTGCTGTTTGGCATCGTAAACTTGAAAAGGTTGCTCAATCAATTCTTTTATTTTTCTAGCAATCACTCTTGCTTCAAACTGAACTGTCTCTAATTCTTCTCGTTCTTCATCGCATTCTGTCTCATTTTGATCAAGGTGTACAAGAAGCATTTCTGTTGTCGTGTCTTCACTCTTTGGATAGCTTGCACCAAGCTTTAATTCAGCTTGTTCATCATACTCAATCTCTCCAACCGTTTCTCCCATGAGCTGTTTGAACAGAAAGTTTGTGCTGTCCAAAACATCCGAACGGCTTCGAAAGTTTTTATTTAAATCGATTCTTTTGCCAGTTTGTTTGCCTTCTGATGTAAATTGTTTATATTTATTTAAAAAGAGCATCGGCTCTGCAAGTCTAAAACGATAAATAGATTGCTTCACATCTCCAACCATAAATAGATTGCCATCTTCTGGTTTTTGACCTTTAGATACAAGCTTTAAAATCGTTTCTTGAACAAGATTTGTATCTTGATATTCGTCAACGAGTACTTCCTCGAACTGATTCTGATAATATTTAGCAGCGTCTGTTTCGATCAAGTTCCCTTGCGCATCCTGCTTGGCTAAAATTCTTAAACAATAATGCTCTAGATCTGAAAAGTCCACGATGGATTTTTCTTGTTTCGCTCTTTCAAAACGCTCTCCGAATTCAATCACAAGCTCCACGAGGGTCTCCACAACTGGCTTCATTTCAGCCAAGCTTTGCAAATGCTGAGCCGGACTTCGCATAAAGTAATCATTTTTTAGCTTTTCTAGTTGTTTTTTTGCCTGATTGCGTGCATCCGTTGCTTTTTCTAAAAGAACAGGATCATATTCATCTCCTTTGCATGTCTTTAGCCTTTTGAAATTGATGTTCGGCACAAGTTGATAAAGCATCTCAAAATGATCTTGATGACTGATTAATTCATTTATTTGCTGTAAATCATCTATAAAATTCTCTGCTCTCGGTGCCGGACCGCCCGGCTCTTTTGTCAGAGCAAGTGCCCGTTCCAATAGCTCTTGGCAGCTTCGAAAAACGAGAGAAATATCCTCTTTTATATATCGATAAAATGGTAAATCTTCGACTTTTGTATGTTCATCCACATCGTAAAGAGAAATAAACGCACGCATCCACTGCAGAGGAGAAGGATGCGACCTAGAAAATTCATAAATTCTTTTCACGAGCCATTGCAAATCTAAGTCATGACGATCTGATGTGTAACGATCAACCAGTTCAAAGAATGATTGCTTTCCAGCTTTATATTCATCCTCAAACAGCTCGTCCAAGACTTCATCTCCTAATAATTCTCCCTCCGTTTGGTCAGCCAAACGAAAACCCGGATCAAGGTCAATCTCATAATAAAATGTGCGCAGAACTTGCAAACAAAATGAGTGCAAGGTAGAAATATTGGCACGATTCATGAGTGATAGCTGTCTTCTAATATGAAGTGAACTTGGATTCTTTGATAATTCTTTTTCAAGCGCTTCAGTAATTCGATGCTTCATTTCTGCCGCAGACGCATTTGTAAAAGTAACGACTAGCAGACGGTCTACATCAACTGGATGCTCAGCCCGCGTCATTTTTCGGATCAGCCGTTCAACCAAGACGGCCGTTTTACCTGATCCCGCCGCCGCAGCAACAAGGATATCCTGCCCCTCTGAAACAATGGCTTCCCACTGATCATCCGTCCATATACTGTTATTCGGTTTTGGAATTTGCATACTGATCCCCTTCTTTTTTGATCCGCTCTAACATGACTTCATCTTTCTCAGAAGTAAGTACTCGGAATTCGTTATCCTCTATTGATTCATCGAACTGGCAAATAGACTTAAACGAACAAAATCGGCAAGGAGTCTGATCCTTAAGTTTATATGGATTAATATCCACTTCACCATTCGTAATTCTTTCCCCTGCTTCTTCAAAAGTACGGCGAACATGCTTTGTGAGTATTTGAAATTGGTCCTCACTTAAAACAGCAGAATCAGAACGGAAAGAACCATCCTTTTTCAAACCGGCTTGAATGACTTGTGATTTCCCTGTTTCAAGTGTCTGATCCATGAGCTTAACTGCCTCTACATTTTCAAGCAAGAAACCTTTCATTTTAAATTTCTTAAATATTTCCTGCTCGATTTCATCCTCTGCTAACGGAATCGGGGCTTGAATGAGCGGATCATGAATATGGAAGTATAAAATACCTGCCGGTGTCGCCTCCATTCCAAGCCACTCTTTAGAATAAGTAATCGTCAAGTCTAAATAAGTCAGCATTTGCAATGCCAAACCATAGTAAACCTCTGCTAGATCAAGTCCTCTATCACTTGACTTGTAGTCTACAATTCTCAAAAGCAAACCTTTAGAACCTTCCGCTTTATCAACTCGGTCAATTCTTCCAACAAGCTCCATGGTACAACCGTTCTTTAATTGAAAGGTGATCGGAGGCAGAGGACCTTGACCTCCAAAGCCTAACTCAAGTCCCACTGGAGAAAATGCACTCACTTTGGCATGCTCGCTTAGTATAGAAGAAACTCTTATCAGGATTTTCTGGAGTTTTTCTTTTATATAAGCATGCCGATTAGAGCTTAATAAAATCTCTTGTTGCAGACGAGGTGCAAGCTGTTCAATCGCATATTTTGAATAGGTGACACAGTCTTCTTTCGTCAAGTTTTTCCAATCTTTTTTTTGTTCAATGAGCGTATCTGAAATGTGTTTTAATGCAGAGTGAAAAAGCTGACCTATATCAGGTGCCTCCAATTTATAAAATTGTCTTTCCTTTAGTTTCAAACCGTGTGAAGCAAAATGAGAAAAAGCACACGCATTAAATTTCTCCATTCTTGAAACACTGCCTTGTATATGATCACCATAAAGCTCTTTTGTCACATTTTCCGTTAAAGGCTTGGCTCTATTTGTAAAAAACAAGCTTGAAATGATGTTCTTTGAGATATCACGTGATGGTGATGTCATTAAATAATTATATACACTCCACCACACATCGCTGATGGGATAGTGATTGAGCCATTGCTGAAGCTGCGAAACAGTATAGGACAATGCGACAGGCTCATTGACTACAAACTTTAATTGGTCCTGCTCCTCTAACTGTTCTGGGTCAAGCACATACAATGCATTTTGATGGTTTGGCATAAGCTCTTGGCAGTACTTAATGAAGGTCGAGGGCAATAGAGAGCGTCCCTCAGCATCTGCCACCGGATATGAAAGAAACAAATAATGAGATGGACTTGATAATGCTTGGTAAATTAAAAATTGCTCATCTAGCAGCCGTTCCTTTCCTGTATCTGCCAGCTCTGCTCCTGCACGCTTTAGCCATTCGCGGTCATCCTCAGACAATACACTTTCATCAGAAGGACGTGCAGGAATTACACCATCATTTACTCCAATGATAAACGTACACTTCACTTGATACATTCTAGATAAATCCATACTTCCGATAAACACTTGATCAAGTGATGGCGGAATTAAAGCAAACTTTAAAGATGCCAAGCCAGTATCCATCATCTGCTGAAATAAAGGGAGTGAAAGCTCCTCGTCGCCTAACATTTCAACAAATTCATTCATTAATTGAATAACAGCATCCCATACTTGTCCATGCTGCATCGCTTCAGCTAATCTCCCCGCTTTCTCGGCCTCTAATCTTGCTTTTTCAAGCTTCTCTGGCACTTGCACTTCCTCAAGAAATAAATAAATAGCTTCAACCTTTTCCCTGACTTTTTGCGCTTTTTTCAGTCTTTTTTGCAGTTGGAAAAGAGGAGGAACAATCCATTCTTTTGCCTCATTCAACATTTGTTCCATTTCAATTTCTTGATCTGTTTGTCCAAAATCTTCATCCAGCGAGTGAAATCTTCGATAATGAAAGCGGGAACCGTTTGTCCAGCGTTCACCTTTCACACCATATGCAATGCAATAATTTTCAAGCTGATCTGCCTGTTCTCTCGCTTTATTTTTTGCAAGCTCAAGCGGGAATAGGAATTCTGTTTTCACACAGCGAAATACTGCTTCATACCGCCAATTCCCTTTGATGATATCCAAACTAGAACGAATCAATTCAATGAGGGGATGATATTGCATTGATTCATTTCCATCAATAAAAAAAGGAATGTCATAATCACGAAAAACCTCTTTCAATGTATCTTTATAGTCATCTAAATGTCTTGCAATAATTGAGATATCGCGTAATCTCAAATCCTTTTCTCTCACTAAATCAAGAATGTCTCTCGCAACACCCTCAATTTCGGCTCGTTTATTTGCACTTCTGGACACCGTGATATGAGGCGTTTTCTCTTGATACGGCTGCAGCGGTCTTTGCTCGTACTTACTCTCTATATAGGCAAGATCATGTGCATGGATATGACGCTTATTCTTCTCTAATACTTGTTCAGAAATGTCAGCTCCGCACTTTTTGGCAAGCTGATAAAGTTGAAAATACGTTTTACCTGTCATCCGAAATAAATCAAGTTCGTTTGGCTGTGTGTCGTGATATGACCGATCAACCGTGAAGGCAGCCGTTATTTTTTTTGTATGTAGCAGAAGCTGCTCAACGACTTGAAGCTGCTGTGGTGTAAATTGATAAAAACCATCTATATAAATATGTGCCGTTTTCAGCTCTTCAGATAAAGGGATTTGCTGCGCGAGAAGGGTCAAATAGTCTTCAGAGTGTACATATTCACCCTGCAAATGCTGTTCAATCTGCTTATAAAGAATATGCAGATCATGCAGTTTTTCGGCTGCTCGCCTTTCTTCTGTATATTCGGAATGAATGCTAGATGTTGCAATTCTTTCTACATCTTCTGGCATCATGCAGTATCTTTTGAATTCAGCCATCGTCTTTTCTATTTGCTCAACAAACCCTGGCTTATCACTCGCCTTTTTAAACACTTTAAAGCTTTCTTTATGCTCCTCAATCACTTTTCTTAAAAGCATTTGGATTCCGGTACTCGTGACAAATTGCCTGTTCGCTCCGCCAGTCTGCTGTAAAATAGACCAAGCGAGACGAGTAAAACTAAATACTTTAGCTCTGATCATTCCGCCAGCTTCAGACGTTTTTGCAAGCTCATATTCCATTAAAAATGTCATTTGATCCGGGACTAAAAAAATGATCGGATGACCCAATGGATCAAGCCGTAATTGTTCTTTGATCTCTTCTACTATCGCAGTCGTTTTTCCACTCCCCGATCTGCCTGCTAAAAACTGAATCTCCACGCTCCACAACACCTTTCTATATGTACTCATATTCTAGCGGAAATAAGGGTAAATGGCTATTTTCCTATAACAAATCCCGCTTTCTCATTTCCTATCTGAAATAAAATAGGCACTTTTATTACCTCATTTCATATCATAAACCATCATGATCTATAAGGAGGCTGGCAATATCATGTATTACGGTTATTATGACTACACCCCCTATGACATACGTCAAAACACAAGGATTATTTCAGATCTTGAACAAGCCATTAATGGTGAATATTCTGCGATACAATGCTACGAAAAACTTGCACAAAAAGCAAAAAATCCTGAGGCAAAAAAGATCATTCAAGAAATACGCCAGGACGAGGTAAGACATTATCAAAATTTTTCAAAGCTATACTATTCTCTCACTGGAAAAAACCACAAACCAAGCGTAACAGAACCTTGTCCAGATCAACTGAGAGAGGGCCTCGTTTTTGCATTTAAAGACGAACAAAAAACAGTTGATTTTTACTTAACAGTATCTGACTATGTCAGAGATCAGGGAACAAAAGAGTTAATGCGAAGAACAGCTCAAGATGAACAGCAGCATGCTGTGTGGTTTTTATATCTTTTAACACATCACTCTTCCTAGATAGTCCTATTTTAATAGGAGATCGTATGTTCCGTCAAAAAATGAAAATGATTTTTCATCATTCGAAAAAATGAAAATTACAGCTGTCGTAAGCAAGATTTCTTGCATTTATCACTTTTTCAAATGTGAAAACAACGATTTGATATAAAACAAAAACTCCCCCTGCTACAAGCAACAGGAGGAGTTTTTCATACAGTTTTAATTAAATTTAGCTTCATTGCTTTGTTGCTTATGTTTCATCAGACCATCAATAGACAAGAGGTTACTGCCGCTCAGTGCAAGGTAAAGCGCCATGACCAATAATGAAAGCTCAAATTCATAGCCACCAACAAATCCTTTAGAAAAACCAACCGTAATAATCGCCACGATCATAATTGGCACAAATAAAGCAGCGAAAATACGTGTACCTAGACCTAAAATAAGTGCTATTCCACCGACTAGTTCAATCGTCTTTACAATGTAAGCCATAAATTCAGGAATACCAATTTGACCAAAGAATGCGGCTGTACCTTCTAGCCCTCCTTGATATGCCTGAAGCCCATGTAAAAAGAAAATAACGCCTAAAATAACTCGTACAAAAAGGGTTCCTATTTCTTGATTTGTTTTCATATAGTGATTTCCTCCTATTTTCACACTACATCATGTCATGTGTTTACATAAAAAAATTTAGTAATTTAGATTTAACATAATCATTAAGATGACCATTAAAATGACTGATATCACAAATGGGATGAGCGGTACATTGAAAGGTATATTATATGTTGGGTTTAAAATCTTTTGAATTCGTAAATTCAACGCCCTGTCTCCAAAGGAAACAGCAAACTTTGTTCGTTTTTGAAACTGGGTTCTATTTTTAATGAGTTTCAAAAGGGCTTGACCCACTCCTTCCTCAGTTCCTGTCTGCTGAATAGCATAGTCATCTGCAATGACTTCACGGAAAACGGAGTAGCTTGTTTTCATATGTTTTAACACTGGAATATACCAAATCACCTTTGTGAGCATTGAAAAAGTGAAAGCTTTTATGGGGTCGTAGCAGTCCTTATGATGTAATTCGTGGTAAGCAACGGCATCAATCTCTTCTTCATTGAGCATGTTCATCAATGTCGTTGATAAGTAAACCTTCGGATGAAGCATACCCATTGCAAAAGCAAGCGGTTCATGATAATGAAAAACAATGATTTCATTTGCATACTTCTTTGACAGGACCTCTGTCAACTTTCGATCAACAGCGACCATTATGTTTCTTTTTAATTGGGTGTACTTTCTGATCTGCTTTGTCATATAGAACACTGCAAATCCCAATGTATACATCACCAAAGCATCCAAAAAATATTTCAAGGGAGTTAACCCATAGAACTTAAGAACAGACTGACATACATGGATGAGGTTATATGCTTGGTTCCAGCCAAAAAAGCTAGAGAGCACGTAATAACCCATCTGAAAGAAAATGGCTAAACCAATCAGCATCCCGCCTAAAAACAGCAGACTCGACTTAAGTTTAATCATTTTGCTTCTCCTTTTTTTTAGATGCAAGTCTTGCTTCAAGTACTTTGAGTAATTCAGGATCAGCACTTTCAATCGCATCCACCATATGATTCACCGCCAGTGGACCAAAATCGTCCATTAGCCCTTGCGTTATCCACTTGGTTTGCTCATTGAGAAATTCTTCTTTTGTTAAAATCGGATTATAGATGGATGAACGACCTTTCGTTTTCTTTTCCACAATCCCTTTTTCGTTTAAGCGATTCAGCACAGTCATGACAGTGTTGAAATTAATAGGCTTCTCATCTGATAGCTTCTGCTGTACTTCTTTAATCGACATATCCTTACCTTGATATAGAATTTCCATAATCTTTCCTTCTAAAGGACCAAAAAAACGATTCAATCCCTTTTCATTATATTTAAAAGAAGGAATTTTCATGTGACCACCTCACACTATGTAGTGTAGTGTAAATAAAAATCATAGTCAACCGATAACAAAAATAGGGGAAAATAGTTGTGTATTGTCTTTATTTCTGACTAAAGTTATTTTTTATTTATTGGTCTTTTTTCATCAAATCTTCTTCCCTACATAAATTGAACTTACCAATCTATAAGTTTATCTTATGAAAAAGATAAAAAAATCCGTATTTTATTTATTGATACATTTATATTATAGTGAACATATCTACATTTCACTTATTGAACAAACATACAGGAAGAAGGTTTACACGTGATGAAACAAGGAAACAGCCTTCAAACCGACCTTATTTTTATTGTCATTAGCGGTTTAGGCGGATTTCTTTTATCTTTAACAGGAATGTCTATCGGCTGGATGATTGGTACATTGGCCACTGCTGCGTTCATTGCCTTATTTCGCCCCTTTCGCTTTCAGCGTAAAGAGAAAACATCATCTATTCACAGCAATTGGCTTATCCTTGGTCAGTTCATTCTTGGAATAGAGCTTGGGCAGAAAATGAACATGAAAGTGCTTCACATTTTCGCTGAAAATTGGCTGTCTGTCAGCTTCATGCTCATATTTTCTATTTTTCTAGCGATGCTCTCGGGCTTCGTTATGTGGAAATTGAGCAAAACAGATATGCTGACCAGCTTTGTCGGTACTGCTCCTGGAGGATTGTCTGCTATGCCAGGGATTGCTCAAGAAGTTGGTGCAAATACGGCTGTTGTCAGTTTAGTTCAAACAATACGTGTCTTGATGGTCGTATTGACCATTCCGTTTACTGTGTTTTATTTAAACACGAAAAGTCATTCTGATGCTGTTGTGACAACGCATGGCAGTGCTTTCTCTTCAGGCGTTTTTACCGTATCAAATCTCACTTGGACCGCCGCGCTCATCTTCGCCGCTTGGCTAGTGTCCCGCATGGCCGTCCGTCTGCACTTCCCTGCACCTTGGTTAATTGGCAGCATGTTAGGTGTCGCTACACTCCAAGTGGCAGCCGGTACTTTTATAGAACATGATTTGATTCCTTACTGGCCAGCACAAGCGAATGTCGCTTCACAACTATGTTTAGGTGCGACCATTGGTTCAAAAATGAATAAACAAATGTTTGCCGGTTTAAAAAACACCTTCATCGTGGCTGTCATTAGCTCTGCTGGGCTTATCGCAGCAACTGTTCTCAGCTCGATTGCTATTGCAGAGATTACCGGCATTTCTGTGATTACTGCCATTCTTGCTTTTTCTCCCGGCGGAATTGCTGAAATGGCGACAACAGCCGTCACACTTCACGAGGATTCCACGTTTGTTGTGGCTGTACAAGTGATCAGAGTCATTCTTGTGATCGCCATGCTGCCGCCGTTTTTCAGGTTTTTACACCACTTTTGGGTGAAAAGACAAATGAATTATAAAGCAGCAAAATAAAAGTGAGGCGCTTTGCATGAGCAAGGGCCTCTTTTTTGTTATTCACTATTTCTTTTCACTCCGACGA includes the following:
- the addB gene encoding helicase-exonuclease AddAB subunit AddB, translated to MEIQFLAGRSGSGKTTAIVEEIKEQLRLDPLGHPIIFLVPDQMTFLMEYELAKTSEAGGMIRAKVFSFTRLAWSILQQTGGANRQFVTSTGIQMLLRKVIEEHKESFKVFKKASDKPGFVEQIEKTMAEFKRYCMMPEDVERIATSSIHSEYTEERRAAEKLHDLHILYKQIEQHLQGEYVHSEDYLTLLAQQIPLSEELKTAHIYIDGFYQFTPQQLQVVEQLLLHTKKITAAFTVDRSYHDTQPNELDLFRMTGKTYFQLYQLAKKCGADISEQVLEKNKRHIHAHDLAYIESKYEQRPLQPYQEKTPHITVSRSANKRAEIEGVARDILDLVREKDLRLRDISIIARHLDDYKDTLKEVFRDYDIPFFIDGNESMQYHPLIELIRSSLDIIKGNWRYEAVFRCVKTEFLFPLELAKNKAREQADQLENYCIAYGVKGERWTNGSRFHYRRFHSLDEDFGQTDQEIEMEQMLNEAKEWIVPPLFQLQKRLKKAQKVREKVEAIYLFLEEVQVPEKLEKARLEAEKAGRLAEAMQHGQVWDAVIQLMNEFVEMLGDEELSLPLFQQMMDTGLASLKFALIPPSLDQVFIGSMDLSRMYQVKCTFIIGVNDGVIPARPSDESVLSEDDREWLKRAGAELADTGKERLLDEQFLIYQALSSPSHYLFLSYPVADAEGRSLLPSTFIKYCQELMPNHQNALYVLDPEQLEEQDQLKFVVNEPVALSYTVSQLQQWLNHYPISDVWWSVYNYLMTSPSRDISKNIISSLFFTNRAKPLTENVTKELYGDHIQGSVSRMEKFNACAFSHFASHGLKLKERQFYKLEAPDIGQLFHSALKHISDTLIEQKKDWKNLTKEDCVTYSKYAIEQLAPRLQQEILLSSNRHAYIKEKLQKILIRVSSILSEHAKVSAFSPVGLELGFGGQGPLPPITFQLKNGCTMELVGRIDRVDKAEGSKGLLLRIVDYKSSDRGLDLAEVYYGLALQMLTYLDLTITYSKEWLGMEATPAGILYFHIHDPLIQAPIPLAEDEIEQEIFKKFKMKGFLLENVEAVKLMDQTLETGKSQVIQAGLKKDGSFRSDSAVLSEDQFQILTKHVRRTFEEAGERITNGEVDINPYKLKDQTPCRFCSFKSICQFDESIEDNEFRVLTSEKDEVMLERIKKEGDQYANSKTE
- a CDS encoding ferritin-like domain-containing protein yields the protein MYYGYYDYTPYDIRQNTRIISDLEQAINGEYSAIQCYEKLAQKAKNPEAKKIIQEIRQDEVRHYQNFSKLYYSLTGKNHKPSVTEPCPDQLREGLVFAFKDEQKTVDFYLTVSDYVRDQGTKELMRRTAQDEQQHAVWFLYLLTHHSS
- a CDS encoding DoxX family protein; this translates as MKTNQEIGTLFVRVILGVIFFLHGLQAYQGGLEGTAAFFGQIGIPEFMAYIVKTIELVGGIALILGLGTRIFAALFVPIMIVAIITVGFSKGFVGGYEFELSLLVMALYLALSGSNLLSIDGLMKHKQQSNEAKFN
- a CDS encoding M56 family metallopeptidase → MIKLKSSLLFLGGMLIGLAIFFQMGYYVLSSFFGWNQAYNLIHVCQSVLKFYGLTPLKYFLDALVMYTLGFAVFYMTKQIRKYTQLKRNIMVAVDRKLTEVLSKKYANEIIVFHYHEPLAFAMGMLHPKVYLSTTLMNMLNEEEIDAVAYHELHHKDCYDPIKAFTFSMLTKVIWYIPVLKHMKTSYSVFREVIADDYAIQQTGTEEGVGQALLKLIKNRTQFQKRTKFAVSFGDRALNLRIQKILNPTYNIPFNVPLIPFVISVILMVILMIMLNLNY
- a CDS encoding BlaI/MecI/CopY family transcriptional regulator; the encoded protein is MKIPSFKYNEKGLNRFFGPLEGKIMEILYQGKDMSIKEVQQKLSDEKPINFNTVMTVLNRLNEKGIVEKKTKGRSSIYNPILTKEEFLNEQTKWITQGLMDDFGPLAVNHMVDAIESADPELLKVLEARLASKKKEKQND